In Leopardus geoffroyi isolate Oge1 chromosome D1, O.geoffroyi_Oge1_pat1.0, whole genome shotgun sequence, a single window of DNA contains:
- the PCF11 gene encoding pre-mRNA cleavage complex 2 protein Pcf11 isoform X3: MSEQTPAEAGTAGAREDACRDYQSSLEDLTFNSKPHINMLTILAEENLPFAKEIVSLIEAQTAKAPSSEKLPVMYLMDSIVKNVGREYLTAFTKNLVATFICVFEKVDENTRKSLFKLRSTWDEIFPLKKLYALDVRVNSLDPAWPIKPLPPNVNTSSIHVNPKFLNKSPEEPSTPGTVVSSPSISTPPIVPDIQKNLTQEQLIRQQLLAKQKQLLELQQKKLELELEQAKAQLAVSLSVQQETSNLGPGSAPSKLHVPQIPPLAVKPPHQVPVQPEKSRPGPSLQIQDLKGTNRDPRLNRMSQHSSHGKDQSHRKEFLMNTLNQSDIKTSKTVPSEKLNSSKQEKSKSGEKITKKELDQLDSKSKSKSKSPSPLKNKLSHTKDLKNQESESARVSDMSKRDPRLKKHLQDKTDSKDDDVKDKRKTTEKKDKDEHMKSSEHRLVGSRNKIINGIVQKQDTITEESEKQGTKPGRSSTRKRSRSRSPKSRSPIIHSPKRRDRRSPKRRQRSMSPSSTPKAGKIRQSGVKQSHMEEFTLPSREERNAKRSNKQDIRDPRRIKKTEEERPQEAANQHSTKSGTEPKENIENWQSSKSTKRWKSGWEENKSLQQGDEHSKSPHLRHRESWSSTKGILSPRTPKQQHRLSVDANLQIPKELTLASKRELLQKTSERLASGEITQDEFLVVVHQIRQLFQYQEGVREEQRSPFNDRFPLKRPRYEDSDKPFVDSPASRFAGLDTNQRLTALAEDRPLFDGPSRPSVTRDGPTKMIFEGPNKLSPRIDGPPTPGSLRFDGSPGQMGGGGPLRFEGPQGQLGGGCPLRFEGPPGPVGTPLRFEGPIGQAGGGGFRFEGSPGLRFEGSAGGLRFEGPGGQPVGGLRFEGHRGQPVGGLRFEGPHGQPVGGLRFDNPRGQPVGGLRFEGGHGPSGAAIRFDGPHGQPAGGIRFEGPLLQQGVGMRFEGPHGQSVAGLRFEGQHNQLGGNLRFEGPHGQPGVGIRFEGPLVQQGGGMRFEGPSVPGGGLRIEGPLGQGGPRFEGCHALRFDGQPGQPSLLPRFDGLHGQPGPRFERTGQPGPQRFDGPPGQQVQPRFDGVPQRFDGPQHQQASRFDIPLGLQSTRFDNHPSQRLESVSFNQSGPYNDPPGNAFNAPSQGLQFQRHEQMFDSPQGPNFNGPHGPGNQSFSNPLNRASGHYFDEKNLQSSQFGNFGNLPAPITVGNIQASQQVLTGVAQPVAFGQGQQFLPVHPQNPGAFVQNPSGALPKAYPDNHLSQVDVNELFSKLLKTGILKLSQPDSATTQVNEVAAQPAPEEEEDQNEDQDVPDLTNFTIEELKQRYDSVINRLYTGIQCYSCGMRFTTSQTDVYADHLDWHYRQNRTEKDVSRKVTHRRWYYSLTDWIEFEEIADLEERAKSQFFEKVHEEVVLKTQEAAKEKEFQSVPAGPAGAVESCEICQEQFEQYWDEEEEEWHLKNAIRVDGKIYHPSCYEDYQNTSSFDCTPSPSKTPVENPLNIMLNIVKNELQEPCESPKVKEERIDTPPACTEESIATPTEIKTESDTVESV, encoded by the exons AAACCTCTGCCCCCCAATGTGAATACATCTAGCATCCATGTGAatcctaaatttttaaataaatcg CCCGAAGAGCCTTCAACACCTGGCACAGTGGTCAGTTCCCCTAGCATCTCCACTCCTCCAATTGTTCCTGATATACAGAAGAATCTTACTCAAGAACAACTAATAAGGCAGCAGTtactggcaaaacaaaaacagttgttAGAACTTCAGCAGAAAAAGCTGGAGCTTGAGCTAGAACAAGCTAAGGCACAACTG gCAGTTTCTCTTAGCGTTCAGCAGGAGACATCCAACTTAGGTCCTGGATCTGCACCATCCAAATTACATGTTCCACAGATTCCCCCTTTGGCTGTTAAACCTCCCCATCAAGTTCCTGTGCAACCAGAGAAAAGCCGTCCAGGTCCATCCTTACAAATTCAGGATTTGAAAGGAACTAATCGGGATCCCCGTCTTAATAGGATGAGTCAACATTCTTCGCATGGAAAAGATCAGAGTCACAGGAAAGAATTCCTAATGAACACATTGAACCAATCTGATATTAAGACAAGTAAAACTGTACCCTCTGAAAAACTAAATTCATccaagcaagagaaaagcaaatcaggTGAAAAAATAACCAAGAAAGAACTTGACCAATTAGattctaaatctaaatctaaatctaaatcacCATcacctttgaaaaacaaattatcccacacaaaagacttgaaaaatcaagaatctgaaAGTGCAAGGGTGTCGGATATGAGCAAGAGAGATCCTAGGTTAAAAAAACATCTTCAGGATAAGACTGATAGCAAAGATGATGATgtaaaagacaagagaaaaactacagaaaaaaaggacaaagatgaGCACATGAAATCATCTGAACACCGACTTGTTGGAAGTCGAAATAAAATCATCAATGGCATCGTACAAAAGCAGGATACAATAACGGAAGAATCAGAAAAACAAGGGACAAAACCAGGGAGATCAAGTACTAGAAAGCGGTCAAGATCGCGATCACCCAAGTCTCGATCACCAATTATACATTCTCCAAAGAGAAGAGATAGGCGGTCACCCAAACGAAGGCAGAGGAGTATGTCTCCAAGTTCCACACCCAAAGCTGGAAAGATTCGCCAATCAGGAGTTAAGCAATCACATATGGAAGAGTTTACGCTACCTTCCAGGGAAGAGCGAAATGCTAAAAGGAGTAATAAACAAGATATTCGAGATCCGAGACgaataaaaaagactgaagagGAACGACCACAAGAAGCTGCGAATCAGCATTCTACAAAATCCGGCACTGAACCAAAGGAGAATATAGAAAATTGGCAAAGTTCCAAGTCTACCAAAAGATGGAAATCTggttgggaagaaaataaaag CTTACAACAGGGTGATGAACATAGTAAATCTCCTCATCTAAGGCATAGGGAGAGCTGGTCAAGCACTAAAGGAATCTTGTCACCTCGAACCCCAAAGCAGCAGCATCGATTAAGTGTAGATGCCAATCTTCAGATTCCTAAAGAGTTAACTCTTGCAAGCAAAAGAGAATTACTTCAAAAG ACGAGTGAACGTTTAGCATCTGGTGAAATTACACAGGATGAGTTCCTTGTTGTTGTGCATCAAATTCGACAGCTATTTCAGTATCAAGAAG gtgtaCGAGAAGAGCAGAGGTCACCATTCAATGATCGTTTTCCACTTAAGCGACCTAGATACGAAGATTCAGATAAACCATTTGTAGATAGCCCAGCATCAAGATTTGCCGGCCTCGATACAAATCAGCGACTTACAGCTTTAGCTGAAGACAGACCATTATTTGATGGACCTAGTAGGCCATCAGTAACAAGAGATGGCCCAACCAAGATGATTTTTGAAGGACCTAATAAATTGAGCCCTAGAATTGATGGACCTCCTACACCAGGTTCTCTTCGGTTTGATGGGTCACCAGGACAAATGGGGGGAGGTGGCCCTTTGAGATTTGAAGGACCACAAGGTCAGCTAGGAGGTGGATGTCCTTTGAGATTTGAAGGTCCTCCAGGACCAGTAGGGACGCCTCTGCGGTTTGAGGGGCCGATTGgtcaggcaggaggaggtggTTTTCGGTTTGAAGGTTCACCTGGTCTGAGGTTTGAGGGATCTGCAGGTGGTTTGCGATTTGAGGGACCAGGGGGCCAGCCTGTGGGTGGTCTCAGGTTTGAGGGACATCGGGGTCAACCTGTGGGTGGTCTACGGTTTGAGGGACCTCATGGTCAGCCTGTGGGTGGACTTAGATTTGATAATCCCCGAGGTCAGCCTGTAGGTGGACTTAGATTTGAAGGGGGTCATGGTCCATCAGGGGCTGCAATTAGGTTTGATGGACCTCATGGTCAGCCAGCAGGTGGGATCAGATTTGAGGGCCCTTTGCTACAGCAAGGAGTTGGAATGAGGTTTGAGGGTCCCCATGGTCAGTCAGTAGCTGGTTTGAGGTTTGAAGGACAACATAATCAACTTGGTGGGAACCTTAGGTTTGAGGGTCCACATGGTCAGCCAGGGGTTGGGATCAGGTTTGAAGGACCGTTAGTCCAACAAGGAGGTGGAATGAGGTTTGAGGGTCCTTCTGTACCAGGAGGTGGCCTGAGAATTGAAGGGCCTCTAGGTCAAGGTGGTCCAAGATTTGAAGGTTGTCATGCTTTAAGGTTTGATGGGCAGCCAGGTCAGCCATCACTCTTGCCAAGATTTGATGGATTACATGGGCAGCCAGGTCCTAGATTTGAAAGAACTGGTCAGCCAGGCCCACAGAGATTTGATGGACCACCTGGACAGCAGGTTCAACCAAGATTTGATGGTGTACCTCAAAGATTTGATGGCCCACAACACCAGCAAGCATCAAGGTTTGATATTCCTCTTGGTCTTCAAAGCACACGATTTGACAATCATCCTTCACAAAGGCTTGAATCAGTATCTTTCAATCAGTCTGGTCCATATAATGATCCACCTGGCAATGCTTTTAATGCCCCATCCCAAGGACTACAGTTCCAAAGACATGAACAAATGTTTGATTCACCTCAAGGACCAAATTTTAATGGACCACATGGCCCTGGAAACCAGAGTTTCTCGAATCCCCTTAACAGAGCTTCTGGACACTATTTTGATGAAAAGAATCTCCAGAGTTCCCAATTTGGAAACTTTGGCAATTTACCTGCTCCAATAACAGTAGGAAATATTCAGGCGTCTCAACAG GTTCTTACTGGTGTTGCTCAGCCAGTAGCATTTGGCCAAGGACAACAATTTTTACCAGTTCATCCACAAAATCCTGGAGCATTTGTTCAGAATCCTTCAG gagcccTTCCAAAGGCATATCCTGATAATCATCTCAGTCAGGTGGatgtaaatgaattattttcaaaactgcTAAAAACAGGAATTCTCAAATTGTCCCAGCCTGATTCAGCTACAACAC aAGTAAATGAAGTTGCTGCTCAGCCTGCCCCTGAAGAGGAGGAAGATCAAAATGAAGATCAAGATGTTCCAGATCTTACCAATTTTACAATTGAAGAACTGAAACA acGTTATGATAGCGTTATAAATCGGCTGTACACTGGTATTCAGTGTTACTCTTGTGGAATGAGGTTTACAACATCACAGACAGATGTATATGCAGACCACTTGGACTGGCATTATCGGCaaaacagaactgaaaaagaTGTTAGCAGAAAAGTCACTCATAGACGTTGGTACTACAGTTTAACA GACTGGATAGAATTTGAGGAAATAGCTGATTTGGAAGAACGTGCAAAGAGCCAGTTTTTTGAAAAGGTGCATGAAGAAGTTGTGCTCAAAACTCAGGAGGCTGCAAAAGAAAAGGAGTTCCAAAGTGTACCTGCTGGACCAGCTGGAGCAGTTGAg aGTTGTGAAATCTGTCAAGAACAATTTGAACAATACTGggatgaagaagaggaggaatggcatttaaaaaatgctattagaGTAGATGGAAAG aTTTATCATCCATCATGTTACGAGGATTATCAAAAT ACATCTTCATTTGATTGTACACCATCTCCCAGCAAGACACCAGTTGAAAACCCTTTGAACATTATGTTGAACATTGTCAAAAATGAATTGCAGGAACCCTGTGAAAGTCCCAAAGTTAAGGAAGAACGAATTGATACCCCACCAGCTTGTACAGAGGAAAGCATAGCAACACCCactgaaattaaaacagaaagtgATACAGTCGAGTcagtttaa
- the PCF11 gene encoding pre-mRNA cleavage complex 2 protein Pcf11 isoform X4, whose amino-acid sequence MSEQTPAEAGTAGAREDACRDYQSSLEDLTFNSKPHINMLTILAEENLPFAKEIVSLIEAQTAKAPSSEKLPVMYLMDSIVKNVGREYLTAFTKNLVATFICVFEKVDENTRKSLFKLRSTWDEIFPLKKLYALDVRVNSLDPAWPIKPLPPNVNTSSIHVNPKFLNKSPEEPSTPGTVVSSPSISTPPIVPDIQKNLTQEQLIRQQLLAKQKQLLELQQKKLELELEQAKAQLAVSLSVQQETSNLGPGSAPSKLHVPQIPPLAVKPPHQVPVQPEKSRPGPSLQIQDLKGTNRDPRLNRMSQHSSHGKDQSHRKEFLMNTLNQSDIKTSKTVPSEKLNSSKQEKSKSGEKITKKELDQLDSKSKSKSKSPSPLKNKLSHTKDLKNQESESARVSDMSKRDPRLKKHLQDKTDSKDDDVKDKRKTTEKKDKDEHMKSSEHRLVGSRNKIINGIVQKQDTITEESEKQGTKPGRSSTRKRSRSRSPKSRSPIIHSPKRRDRRSPKRRQRSMSPSSTPKAGKIRQSGVKQSHMEEFTLPSREERNAKRSNKQDIRDPRRIKKTEEERPQEAANQHSTKSGTEPKENIENWQSSKSTKRWKSGWEENKSLQQGDEHSKSPHLRHRESWSSTKGILSPRTPKQQHRLSVDANLQIPKELTLASKRELLQKTSERLASGEITQDEFLVVVHQIRQLFQYQEGVREEQRSPFNDRFPLKRPRYEDSDKPFVDSPASRFAGLDTNQRLTALAEDRPLFDGPSRPSVTRDGPTKMIFEGPNKLSPRIDGPPTPGSLRFDGSPGQMGGGGPLRFEGPQGQLGGGCPLRFEGPPGPVGTPLRFEGPIGQAGGGGFRFEGSPGLRFEGSAGGLRFEGPGGQPVGGLRFEGHRGQPVGGLRFEGPHGQPVGGLRFDNPRGQPVGGLRFEGGHGPSGAAIRFDGPHGQPAGGIRFEGPLLQQGVGMRFEGPHGQSVAGLRFEGQHNQLGGNLRFEGPHGQPGVGIRFEGPLVQQGGGMRFEGPSVPGGGLRIEGPLGQGGPRFEGCHALRFDGQPGQPSLLPRFDGLHGQPGPRFERTGQPGPQRFDGPPGQQVQPRFDGVPQRFDGPQHQQASRFDIPLGLQSTRFDNHPSQRLESVSFNQSGPYNDPPGNAFNAPSQGLQFQRHEQMFDSPQGPNFNGPHGPGNQSFSNPLNRASGHYFDEKNLQSSQFGNFGNLPAPITVGNIQASQQVLTGVAQPVAFGQGQQFLPVHPQNPGAFVQNPSGALPKAYPDNHLSQVDVNELFSKLLKTGILKLSQPDSATTLNEVAAQPAPEEEEDQNEDQDVPDLTNFTIEELKQRYDSVINRLYTGIQCYSCGMRFTTSQTDVYADHLDWHYRQNRTEKDVSRKVTHRRWYYSLTDWIEFEEIADLEERAKSQFFEKVHEEVVLKTQEAAKEKEFQSVPAGPAGAVESCEICQEQFEQYWDEEEEEWHLKNAIRVDGKIYHPSCYEDYQNTSSFDCTPSPSKTPVENPLNIMLNIVKNELQEPCESPKVKEERIDTPPACTEESIATPTEIKTESDTVESV is encoded by the exons AAACCTCTGCCCCCCAATGTGAATACATCTAGCATCCATGTGAatcctaaatttttaaataaatcg CCCGAAGAGCCTTCAACACCTGGCACAGTGGTCAGTTCCCCTAGCATCTCCACTCCTCCAATTGTTCCTGATATACAGAAGAATCTTACTCAAGAACAACTAATAAGGCAGCAGTtactggcaaaacaaaaacagttgttAGAACTTCAGCAGAAAAAGCTGGAGCTTGAGCTAGAACAAGCTAAGGCACAACTG gCAGTTTCTCTTAGCGTTCAGCAGGAGACATCCAACTTAGGTCCTGGATCTGCACCATCCAAATTACATGTTCCACAGATTCCCCCTTTGGCTGTTAAACCTCCCCATCAAGTTCCTGTGCAACCAGAGAAAAGCCGTCCAGGTCCATCCTTACAAATTCAGGATTTGAAAGGAACTAATCGGGATCCCCGTCTTAATAGGATGAGTCAACATTCTTCGCATGGAAAAGATCAGAGTCACAGGAAAGAATTCCTAATGAACACATTGAACCAATCTGATATTAAGACAAGTAAAACTGTACCCTCTGAAAAACTAAATTCATccaagcaagagaaaagcaaatcaggTGAAAAAATAACCAAGAAAGAACTTGACCAATTAGattctaaatctaaatctaaatctaaatcacCATcacctttgaaaaacaaattatcccacacaaaagacttgaaaaatcaagaatctgaaAGTGCAAGGGTGTCGGATATGAGCAAGAGAGATCCTAGGTTAAAAAAACATCTTCAGGATAAGACTGATAGCAAAGATGATGATgtaaaagacaagagaaaaactacagaaaaaaaggacaaagatgaGCACATGAAATCATCTGAACACCGACTTGTTGGAAGTCGAAATAAAATCATCAATGGCATCGTACAAAAGCAGGATACAATAACGGAAGAATCAGAAAAACAAGGGACAAAACCAGGGAGATCAAGTACTAGAAAGCGGTCAAGATCGCGATCACCCAAGTCTCGATCACCAATTATACATTCTCCAAAGAGAAGAGATAGGCGGTCACCCAAACGAAGGCAGAGGAGTATGTCTCCAAGTTCCACACCCAAAGCTGGAAAGATTCGCCAATCAGGAGTTAAGCAATCACATATGGAAGAGTTTACGCTACCTTCCAGGGAAGAGCGAAATGCTAAAAGGAGTAATAAACAAGATATTCGAGATCCGAGACgaataaaaaagactgaagagGAACGACCACAAGAAGCTGCGAATCAGCATTCTACAAAATCCGGCACTGAACCAAAGGAGAATATAGAAAATTGGCAAAGTTCCAAGTCTACCAAAAGATGGAAATCTggttgggaagaaaataaaag CTTACAACAGGGTGATGAACATAGTAAATCTCCTCATCTAAGGCATAGGGAGAGCTGGTCAAGCACTAAAGGAATCTTGTCACCTCGAACCCCAAAGCAGCAGCATCGATTAAGTGTAGATGCCAATCTTCAGATTCCTAAAGAGTTAACTCTTGCAAGCAAAAGAGAATTACTTCAAAAG ACGAGTGAACGTTTAGCATCTGGTGAAATTACACAGGATGAGTTCCTTGTTGTTGTGCATCAAATTCGACAGCTATTTCAGTATCAAGAAG gtgtaCGAGAAGAGCAGAGGTCACCATTCAATGATCGTTTTCCACTTAAGCGACCTAGATACGAAGATTCAGATAAACCATTTGTAGATAGCCCAGCATCAAGATTTGCCGGCCTCGATACAAATCAGCGACTTACAGCTTTAGCTGAAGACAGACCATTATTTGATGGACCTAGTAGGCCATCAGTAACAAGAGATGGCCCAACCAAGATGATTTTTGAAGGACCTAATAAATTGAGCCCTAGAATTGATGGACCTCCTACACCAGGTTCTCTTCGGTTTGATGGGTCACCAGGACAAATGGGGGGAGGTGGCCCTTTGAGATTTGAAGGACCACAAGGTCAGCTAGGAGGTGGATGTCCTTTGAGATTTGAAGGTCCTCCAGGACCAGTAGGGACGCCTCTGCGGTTTGAGGGGCCGATTGgtcaggcaggaggaggtggTTTTCGGTTTGAAGGTTCACCTGGTCTGAGGTTTGAGGGATCTGCAGGTGGTTTGCGATTTGAGGGACCAGGGGGCCAGCCTGTGGGTGGTCTCAGGTTTGAGGGACATCGGGGTCAACCTGTGGGTGGTCTACGGTTTGAGGGACCTCATGGTCAGCCTGTGGGTGGACTTAGATTTGATAATCCCCGAGGTCAGCCTGTAGGTGGACTTAGATTTGAAGGGGGTCATGGTCCATCAGGGGCTGCAATTAGGTTTGATGGACCTCATGGTCAGCCAGCAGGTGGGATCAGATTTGAGGGCCCTTTGCTACAGCAAGGAGTTGGAATGAGGTTTGAGGGTCCCCATGGTCAGTCAGTAGCTGGTTTGAGGTTTGAAGGACAACATAATCAACTTGGTGGGAACCTTAGGTTTGAGGGTCCACATGGTCAGCCAGGGGTTGGGATCAGGTTTGAAGGACCGTTAGTCCAACAAGGAGGTGGAATGAGGTTTGAGGGTCCTTCTGTACCAGGAGGTGGCCTGAGAATTGAAGGGCCTCTAGGTCAAGGTGGTCCAAGATTTGAAGGTTGTCATGCTTTAAGGTTTGATGGGCAGCCAGGTCAGCCATCACTCTTGCCAAGATTTGATGGATTACATGGGCAGCCAGGTCCTAGATTTGAAAGAACTGGTCAGCCAGGCCCACAGAGATTTGATGGACCACCTGGACAGCAGGTTCAACCAAGATTTGATGGTGTACCTCAAAGATTTGATGGCCCACAACACCAGCAAGCATCAAGGTTTGATATTCCTCTTGGTCTTCAAAGCACACGATTTGACAATCATCCTTCACAAAGGCTTGAATCAGTATCTTTCAATCAGTCTGGTCCATATAATGATCCACCTGGCAATGCTTTTAATGCCCCATCCCAAGGACTACAGTTCCAAAGACATGAACAAATGTTTGATTCACCTCAAGGACCAAATTTTAATGGACCACATGGCCCTGGAAACCAGAGTTTCTCGAATCCCCTTAACAGAGCTTCTGGACACTATTTTGATGAAAAGAATCTCCAGAGTTCCCAATTTGGAAACTTTGGCAATTTACCTGCTCCAATAACAGTAGGAAATATTCAGGCGTCTCAACAG GTTCTTACTGGTGTTGCTCAGCCAGTAGCATTTGGCCAAGGACAACAATTTTTACCAGTTCATCCACAAAATCCTGGAGCATTTGTTCAGAATCCTTCAG gagcccTTCCAAAGGCATATCCTGATAATCATCTCAGTCAGGTGGatgtaaatgaattattttcaaaactgcTAAAAACAGGAATTCTCAAATTGTCCCAGCCTGATTCAGCTACAACAC TAAATGAAGTTGCTGCTCAGCCTGCCCCTGAAGAGGAGGAAGATCAAAATGAAGATCAAGATGTTCCAGATCTTACCAATTTTACAATTGAAGAACTGAAACA acGTTATGATAGCGTTATAAATCGGCTGTACACTGGTATTCAGTGTTACTCTTGTGGAATGAGGTTTACAACATCACAGACAGATGTATATGCAGACCACTTGGACTGGCATTATCGGCaaaacagaactgaaaaagaTGTTAGCAGAAAAGTCACTCATAGACGTTGGTACTACAGTTTAACA GACTGGATAGAATTTGAGGAAATAGCTGATTTGGAAGAACGTGCAAAGAGCCAGTTTTTTGAAAAGGTGCATGAAGAAGTTGTGCTCAAAACTCAGGAGGCTGCAAAAGAAAAGGAGTTCCAAAGTGTACCTGCTGGACCAGCTGGAGCAGTTGAg aGTTGTGAAATCTGTCAAGAACAATTTGAACAATACTGggatgaagaagaggaggaatggcatttaaaaaatgctattagaGTAGATGGAAAG aTTTATCATCCATCATGTTACGAGGATTATCAAAAT ACATCTTCATTTGATTGTACACCATCTCCCAGCAAGACACCAGTTGAAAACCCTTTGAACATTATGTTGAACATTGTCAAAAATGAATTGCAGGAACCCTGTGAAAGTCCCAAAGTTAAGGAAGAACGAATTGATACCCCACCAGCTTGTACAGAGGAAAGCATAGCAACACCCactgaaattaaaacagaaagtgATACAGTCGAGTcagtttaa